One stretch of Zootoca vivipara chromosome 8, rZooViv1.1, whole genome shotgun sequence DNA includes these proteins:
- the LOC118090069 gene encoding oocyte zinc finger protein XlCOF6-like isoform X11, with product MSLSASRSLFQELWPVEDVVIKSPKSEQDPLDTENIHLSVKAEGESEEEASFLGEEDDNQNSMEPPVNSLGRTKKQFKCRECGMCFSYSGRLRTHQRIHTGEKPFKCMECGKSFSQNVHVRRHQRSHTGEKPFKCMECGKRFSKSGALRIHQRTHTGEKPFDCIECGKSFSQSGALRIHERIHTGEKPFKCIECGKSFSKNEALRIHQRTHTGEKPFKCIECGKSFSQNEALRIHQRTHTGEKPFKCTECGKSFSKSGALRVHQRTHTGEKAFKCIECGKSFSQNEALRIHQRTHTGEKPFKCTECGKSFSQSGALRVHQRTHTGEKPFKCIECGKSFSQNAHLRIHQRTHTGEKPFKCIECAKCFSNNETLRIHQRSHTGEKPFKCIECGKSFSESRALRIHQRTHTGEKPFKCIECGKSFSESGTLRVHQRTHTGEKPFKCIECGKSFSKNESLRVHQRTHTGEKPFKCIECGKSFSKSGALRVHQRTHTGEKPFKCIECGKSFNESGALRIHQRTHTGEKPFKCIECAKCFSKNEALRIHQRTHTGEKPFKCTECGKSFSKSGALRVHQRTHTGEKPFKCIECGKSFSQNAHLRIHQRTHTGEKPFKCIECAKCFSKSGALRRHQQTHTGEKPFKCIECGKSFSQSGALRVHQRTHTGEKPFKCIECGKSFSQNAHLRIHQRTHTGEKPFKCIECAKCFSKSGALRRHQQTHTGEKPFKCIECGKSFSQSGALRVHQRTHTGEKPFKCTECGKSFSNNEAVRIHEQTHTGETI from the exons ATGTCCTTATCGGCATCCCGGTCTCTGTTCCAGGAATTGTGGCCTGTGGAAGATGTGGTTATTAAGTCCCCAAAGTCTGAGCAGGATCCCTTGGACACAGAGAACATCCATCTCTCTGTAAAGGCTGAgggagagagtgaagaagaggccAGCTTTCTGG GTGAGGAAGATGACAATCAGAATTCTATGGAGCCACCTGTGAATTCATTGGGAAGGACAAAGAAACAGTTTAAATGCAGGGAATGTGGGATGTGCTTTAGTTACAGTGGAAGACTGAGGacacatcaacgaattcacacaggggagaaaccatttaaatgtatggaatgtggaaagagcttcagtcaaaatgtacacgttagaagacatcaacgatctcacacgggggagaaaccatttaaatgtatggaatgtggaaagaggttcagtaaaagtggagcacttagaatacaccaacgaacacacacaggggagaaaccatttgactgtattgaatgtggtaagagcttcagtcaaagtggagcacttagaatccATGAACGaatacacacaggggagaaaccatttaaatgtattgaatgtggaaagagcttcagtaaaaatgaagcacttagaatacaccaacgaacacacacaggggagaaaccatttaaatgtattgaatgtggaaagagcttcagtcaaaatgaagcacttagaatacaccaacgaacacacacgggggagaaaccatttaaatgtactgaatgtggtaagagcttcagtaaaagtggagcacttagagtacaccaacgaacacacacaggggagaaagcatttaaatgtattgaatgtggaaagagcttcagtcaaaatgaagcacttagaatacaccaacgaacacacacgggggagaaaccatttaaatgtactgaatgtggtaagagcttcagtcaaagtggagcacttagagtacaccaacgaacacacacaggggagaaaccatttaaatgtattgaatgtggaaagagcttcagtcaaaatgcacaccttagaatacatcaacgaacacacacaggggagaaaccatttaaatgtattgaatgtgcaaAGTGCTTCAGTAACAATGAAACACTTAGAATCCATCAACGatctcacacgggggagaaaccatttaaatgtattgaatgtggtaagagcttcagtgaaagtagagcacttagaatacaccaacgaacacacacaggggagaaaccatttaaatgtattgaatgtggtaagagcttcagtgaaagtggaacacttagagtacaccaacgaacacacacaggggagaaaccatttaaatgtattgaatgtggaaagagcttcagtaaaaatGAATCACTTAGAGTACACcaacgaacacacacaggggagaaaccatttaaatgtattgaatgtggtaagagcttcagtaaaagtggagcacttagagtacaccaacgaacacacacaggggagaaaccatttaaatgtattgaatgtggaaagagtttcaatgaaagtggagcacttagaatacaccaacgaacacacacaggggagaaaccatttaaatgtattgaatgtgcaaAGTGCTTCAGTAAAAATGaagcacttagaatacaccaacgaacacacacgggggagaaaccatttaaatgtactgaatgtggtaagagcttcagtaaaagtggagcacttagagtacaccaacgaacacacacaggggagaaaccatttaaatgtattgaatgtggaaagagcttcagtcaaaatgcacaccttagaatacatcaacgaacacacacaggggagaaaccatttaaatgtattgaatgtgcaaagtgcttcagtaaaagtggagcacttagaagacaccaacaaactcacacgggggagaaaccatttaaatgtattgaatgtggtaagagcttcagtcaaagtggagcacttagagtacaccaacgaacacacacaggggagaaaccatttaaatgtattgaatgtggaaagagcttcagtcaaaatgcacaccttagaatacatcaacgaacacacacaggggagaaaccatttaaatgtattgaatgtgcaaagtgcttcagtaaaagtggagcacttagaagacaccaacaaactcacacgggggagaaaccatttaaatgtattgaatgtggtaagagcttcagtcaaagtggagcacttagagtacaccaacgaacacacacaggggagaaaccatttaaatgtactgaatgtggaaagagcttcagtaacaatGAAGCAGTTAGAATCCATGAACAAACTCAcacgggagaaaccatttaa
- the LOC118090069 gene encoding oocyte zinc finger protein XlCOF6-like isoform X12, whose product MEPPVNSLGRTKKQFKCRECGMCFSYSGRLRTHQRIHTGEKPFKCMECGKSFSQNVHVRRHQRSHTGEKPFKCMECGKRFSKSGALRIHQRTHTGEKPFDCIECGKSFSQSGALRIHERIHTGEKPFKCIECGKSFSKNEALRIHQRTHTGEKPFKCIECGKSFSQNEALRIHQRTHTGEKPFKCTECGKSFSKSGALRVHQRTHTGEKAFKCIECGKSFSQNEALRIHQRTHTGEKPFKCTECGKSFSQSGALRVHQRTHTGEKPFKCIECGKSFSQNAHLRIHQRTHTGEKPFKCIECAKCFSNNETLRIHQRSHTGEKPFKCIECGKSFSESRALRIHQRTHTGEKPFKCIECGKSFSESGTLRVHQRTHTGEKPFKCIECGKSFSKNESLRVHQRTHTGEKPFKCIECGKSFSKSGALRVHQRTHTGEKPFKCIECGKSFNESGALRIHQRTHTGEKPFKCIECAKCFSKNEALRIHQRTHTGEKPFKCTECGKSFSKSGALRVHQRTHTGEKPFKCIECGKSFSQNAHLRIHQRTHTGEKPFKCIECAKCFSKSGALRRHQQTHTGEKPFKCIECGKSFSQSGALRVHQRTHTGEKPFKCIECGKSFSQNAHLRIHQRTHTGEKPFKCIECAKCFSKSGALRRHQQTHTGEKPFKCIECGKSFSQSGALRVHQRTHTGEKPFKCTECGKSFSNNEAVRIHEQTHTGETI is encoded by the coding sequence ATGGAGCCACCTGTGAATTCATTGGGAAGGACAAAGAAACAGTTTAAATGCAGGGAATGTGGGATGTGCTTTAGTTACAGTGGAAGACTGAGGacacatcaacgaattcacacaggggagaaaccatttaaatgtatggaatgtggaaagagcttcagtcaaaatgtacacgttagaagacatcaacgatctcacacgggggagaaaccatttaaatgtatggaatgtggaaagaggttcagtaaaagtggagcacttagaatacaccaacgaacacacacaggggagaaaccatttgactgtattgaatgtggtaagagcttcagtcaaagtggagcacttagaatccATGAACGaatacacacaggggagaaaccatttaaatgtattgaatgtggaaagagcttcagtaaaaatgaagcacttagaatacaccaacgaacacacacaggggagaaaccatttaaatgtattgaatgtggaaagagcttcagtcaaaatgaagcacttagaatacaccaacgaacacacacgggggagaaaccatttaaatgtactgaatgtggtaagagcttcagtaaaagtggagcacttagagtacaccaacgaacacacacaggggagaaagcatttaaatgtattgaatgtggaaagagcttcagtcaaaatgaagcacttagaatacaccaacgaacacacacgggggagaaaccatttaaatgtactgaatgtggtaagagcttcagtcaaagtggagcacttagagtacaccaacgaacacacacaggggagaaaccatttaaatgtattgaatgtggaaagagcttcagtcaaaatgcacaccttagaatacatcaacgaacacacacaggggagaaaccatttaaatgtattgaatgtgcaaAGTGCTTCAGTAACAATGAAACACTTAGAATCCATCAACGatctcacacgggggagaaaccatttaaatgtattgaatgtggtaagagcttcagtgaaagtagagcacttagaatacaccaacgaacacacacaggggagaaaccatttaaatgtattgaatgtggtaagagcttcagtgaaagtggaacacttagagtacaccaacgaacacacacaggggagaaaccatttaaatgtattgaatgtggaaagagcttcagtaaaaatGAATCACTTAGAGTACACcaacgaacacacacaggggagaaaccatttaaatgtattgaatgtggtaagagcttcagtaaaagtggagcacttagagtacaccaacgaacacacacaggggagaaaccatttaaatgtattgaatgtggaaagagtttcaatgaaagtggagcacttagaatacaccaacgaacacacacaggggagaaaccatttaaatgtattgaatgtgcaaAGTGCTTCAGTAAAAATGaagcacttagaatacaccaacgaacacacacgggggagaaaccatttaaatgtactgaatgtggtaagagcttcagtaaaagtggagcacttagagtacaccaacgaacacacacaggggagaaaccatttaaatgtattgaatgtggaaagagcttcagtcaaaatgcacaccttagaatacatcaacgaacacacacaggggagaaaccatttaaatgtattgaatgtgcaaagtgcttcagtaaaagtggagcacttagaagacaccaacaaactcacacgggggagaaaccatttaaatgtattgaatgtggtaagagcttcagtcaaagtggagcacttagagtacaccaacgaacacacacaggggagaaaccatttaaatgtattgaatgtggaaagagcttcagtcaaaatgcacaccttagaatacatcaacgaacacacacaggggagaaaccatttaaatgtattgaatgtgcaaagtgcttcagtaaaagtggagcacttagaagacaccaacaaactcacacgggggagaaaccatttaaatgtattgaatgtggtaagagcttcagtcaaagtggagcacttagagtacaccaacgaacacacacaggggagaaaccatttaaatgtactgaatgtggaaagagcttcagtaacaatGAAGCAGTTAGAATCCATGAACAAACTCAcacgggagaaaccatttaa